Proteins encoded within one genomic window of Oligoflexia bacterium:
- a CDS encoding FtsX-like permease family protein yields MRNLFRFVGLRHLLNRPGRTLLTTIGVGLGVSLYIAIEIINRSTLASFKESIDAIAGKAQLSITAGETGFPEDKIDIFQKISGVKHAVPMIEAHAYFAGTKVSNETLVILGVDLLKEQGVRTYKTTDEEVIEDPLVFLNQPDSIILTHAFAKSHGLEMDSVFEIATARGKRKLTVRGLLTPEGPARAYGGALAIMDIDGARVTFGKENKTDRIDIIPTDGIDLEVVKQNITESLGPGFDVQRPSSQSEGMERLVKSYQVMLSFFSLLALLVGLFLVTNSVSISVAERRREIGTLRALGATRVGILILFLSEAVVMGVVGAFGGVWLGRWLSTILLKTVTTSLSHQYMMPIKSSKVVFGSEEMILGIILGAGASFIAALIPSFRATYIQPLEAMRKSELSQQVAKKNIFTLSLVTGLLLLIFLTISSNYQWRNQSDFLRILNQVSTMVGPALVGPTVVAGLIFLFRSFAIRMGGTVTRLAYDNLLRNPKRTGSNVTTLIVGLILVIIVASMNVSFKSTIVGWFSRVLHVDLLVASNGNLITYEVQPLHEDIGKNLEDIQGIKKGPHGGTYAIRFIHLQYEGKQLALKAYDEPHPDEKYSVFDVQDRNVEEAGRELFHSKTPTVFVSENFVMHFKKKTGDVIELNTPTGKHKFQIAGVIVDFASPEGIFYIDRVMYKKLWNDSLVDGFGIKALPGYDPALIRKEIDQRFGQSLNLMTTSNSELKEGINRSIDESFAYTYAIQMAALLVALLGLLNTFMISVIERTRELGMLRAVGMSRGQMMNMILQEALVQGGFGALVAVGFGAWISEMWIRTSLSQVLGWIIKFSFPWSAIATTIGAGVLITLIAGVYPAWRASRLEIREALEYE; encoded by the coding sequence GTGCGTAATTTATTTAGGTTTGTTGGTTTAAGACATTTATTAAACAGGCCTGGAAGAACTCTTCTCACTACAATTGGCGTAGGTCTTGGTGTTTCACTTTATATCGCAATAGAAATTATTAATCGCTCAACACTTGCTTCATTTAAAGAAAGTATTGATGCGATTGCGGGCAAAGCACAATTATCAATCACAGCCGGTGAAACAGGATTTCCTGAAGATAAAATAGATATTTTTCAAAAAATTTCAGGTGTGAAGCATGCCGTACCTATGATTGAGGCGCACGCCTATTTCGCTGGTACAAAGGTTTCAAATGAAACGCTTGTTATTTTAGGTGTCGATCTACTTAAAGAACAAGGGGTGCGCACTTATAAAACTACTGATGAAGAGGTAATTGAAGATCCATTAGTGTTTCTTAATCAACCTGACAGCATTATTTTAACCCATGCATTTGCAAAGTCTCATGGCCTTGAAATGGATTCTGTTTTTGAAATTGCAACTGCTCGTGGAAAAAGAAAACTAACAGTGCGCGGTCTTTTAACTCCCGAAGGCCCAGCACGTGCTTACGGTGGAGCGCTTGCCATAATGGATATCGATGGCGCGCGCGTTACTTTTGGAAAAGAAAATAAAACAGATCGCATAGATATTATTCCCACAGACGGTATTGATCTTGAAGTCGTGAAACAAAATATTACCGAGAGCTTGGGCCCCGGGTTTGATGTGCAAAGACCCAGCAGTCAATCTGAAGGCATGGAGAGGTTGGTTAAGAGTTACCAAGTGATGCTTTCATTTTTTAGTCTTCTTGCACTCTTGGTCGGGCTTTTTTTGGTAACAAACTCGGTAAGCATATCTGTTGCTGAGCGCCGAAGAGAAATAGGTACGTTGCGCGCCCTCGGTGCGACACGTGTGGGTATTTTAATTTTATTTCTTTCAGAAGCGGTAGTTATGGGTGTGGTTGGAGCCTTCGGCGGAGTTTGGTTGGGGCGCTGGCTCTCGACAATATTACTAAAGACTGTGACAACTTCACTTTCGCATCAGTACATGATGCCCATTAAGTCTTCGAAAGTGGTGTTTGGTTCAGAGGAAATGATTTTAGGAATTATACTAGGTGCTGGAGCCTCATTTATTGCGGCGTTAATCCCTTCATTTCGAGCAACTTATATTCAACCCCTTGAGGCAATGCGAAAATCAGAACTTAGTCAACAAGTAGCGAAGAAAAATATTTTTACACTTTCACTTGTCACGGGGTTGTTGTTACTTATTTTTCTCACGATTTCATCTAATTATCAGTGGCGTAACCAATCTGATTTTTTAAGAATATTAAATCAGGTTTCAACAATGGTTGGGCCAGCATTGGTCGGGCCAACGGTGGTTGCAGGGCTAATATTTCTTTTTCGTTCTTTTGCAATACGTATGGGTGGCACAGTCACGCGTCTTGCTTATGATAATCTTTTAAGAAATCCAAAACGCACGGGGAGTAATGTCACAACACTTATTGTTGGTCTTATTTTAGTTATTATTGTTGCATCAATGAACGTGAGTTTTAAATCGACCATTGTGGGTTGGTTTAGCCGAGTTTTGCACGTCGATCTTCTCGTGGCATCAAACGGAAATTTAATTACCTATGAAGTTCAACCTCTTCACGAAGACATTGGAAAAAACTTAGAAGATATTCAAGGTATTAAAAAAGGTCCACACGGGGGCACCTATGCAATACGTTTTATTCATCTTCAGTATGAAGGTAAGCAATTAGCGCTAAAAGCATATGATGAGCCGCACCCTGATGAGAAGTATTCTGTTTTTGATGTACAAGATAGAAACGTTGAAGAAGCAGGACGCGAGCTCTTTCATTCTAAAACTCCCACTGTGTTTGTTTCTGAGAATTTCGTCATGCATTTTAAGAAAAAAACTGGCGATGTGATTGAATTAAATACTCCTACTGGTAAACATAAATTTCAAATTGCTGGTGTAATAGTTGATTTTGCGTCTCCTGAAGGCATTTTTTATATCGACCGAGTAATGTATAAAAAATTATGGAATGATTCTTTGGTTGATGGTTTTGGTATTAAGGCACTTCCCGGATATGACCCAGCACTTATTAGAAAAGAAATTGATCAGCGTTTTGGCCAGTCGTTAAATTTGATGACCACCTCAAATTCAGAACTTAAAGAGGGCATTAATCGAAGTATTGATGAAAGTTTTGCCTACACATACGCAATACAAATGGCAGCACTGTTGGTTGCACTTCTGGGCCTCTTAAATACATTTATGATCAGTGTTATTGAGCGAACACGAGAATTAGGAATGTTGCGTGCTGTAGGTATGTCACGTGGTCAAATGATGAATATGATTTTACAAGAAGCATTGGTGCAAGGGGGTTTTGGGGCCCTGGTCGCAGTTGGTTTTGGTGCATGGATTTCTGAAATGTGGATTCGAACATCACTTTCTCAGGTTTTGGGTTGGATTATTAAGTTTTCATTCCCTTGGTCTGCAATCGCTACCACTATTGGCGCTGGAGTTTTAATAACATTGATTGCCGGTGTGTATCCGGCGTGGCGTGCATCACGTCTCGAAATTAGAGAGGCCTTAGAGTATGAATAA
- a CDS encoding ABC transporter ATP-binding protein: protein MAVQLLEVKHLKKVYQRGQQQVEALKGVSFTVNRGQFTAIMGPSGSGKSTLLHMMGGLDRPTSGSVILDGQAIETYGDNELSAFRRRRLGFIFQFFNLLPTLTALENVALPLLLDKQPMKKIAPKAQDLLTLIGLKDRMDHKPDQLSGGEMQRVAIARALVTDPLLILADEPTGNLDSITGAKVLELLKLMSIQRGHTVLMVTHDIKAASYANRLIKMRDGHIESDTRSENLEEHRETPRA, encoded by the coding sequence ATGGCCGTGCAACTTCTTGAGGTCAAACATCTCAAAAAAGTTTATCAAAGGGGCCAACAGCAAGTTGAAGCCCTTAAAGGTGTTTCTTTTACCGTCAATCGTGGACAATTTACCGCCATCATGGGGCCAAGTGGCTCCGGGAAAAGCACACTTCTGCATATGATGGGAGGTCTAGATCGGCCAACTTCAGGTAGCGTTATTCTCGACGGCCAAGCAATTGAGACCTATGGTGATAACGAACTTTCAGCGTTTCGAAGACGCCGGTTGGGCTTTATTTTTCAATTTTTTAATCTCTTACCCACATTAACAGCTCTTGAAAACGTGGCCTTGCCACTTTTGTTAGATAAACAGCCAATGAAAAAAATAGCTCCAAAAGCTCAAGATCTATTAACGCTTATTGGTCTTAAAGATCGTATGGATCATAAACCTGATCAACTTTCTGGTGGAGAAATGCAAAGAGTGGCCATTGCTCGCGCGTTAGTGACAGACCCTTTACTGATTTTAGCAGATGAGCCTACAGGAAATTTAGATTCAATAACGGGTGCTAAGGTTTTAGAACTTTTAAAGCTTATGTCTATTCAGCGTGGTCACACGGTACTCATGGTCACACACGATATCAAGGCTGCGTCTTATGCAAATCGTTTAATTAAAATGCGCGATGGTCACATCGAATCTGATACACGATCTGAAAATCTTGAGGAGCACAGGGAAACCCCTCGTGCGTAA
- the folE gene encoding GTP cyclohydrolase I FolE, which produces MKKKKSKTLLAKTSVISESDLTHLSDNIRDVLNHIGEDPKREGLLKTPERYAKALAYLTSGYAKCPSTVLNGAIFHEQYDEMVVVKDIEMYSLCEHHMLPFFGKVHVAYIPNGKIVGLSKVARMVDVFARRLQVQERLTTEIAQTLVDLLEPRGVGVVIEAKHLCMMMRGVEKQNSSMVTSSMQGVFRDSDVTRKEFLSLIKFGQN; this is translated from the coding sequence ATGAAAAAGAAAAAATCAAAGACGCTACTAGCCAAAACATCTGTGATTTCTGAGAGCGATCTCACACATTTAAGTGACAACATACGCGATGTTCTCAACCACATCGGAGAAGATCCCAAGCGTGAAGGCCTTCTAAAAACCCCTGAGCGCTATGCTAAAGCCCTTGCTTACCTCACCAGCGGTTACGCTAAATGCCCCAGTACAGTTCTCAATGGCGCTATCTTTCACGAACAGTACGATGAAATGGTCGTCGTTAAAGACATCGAAATGTACAGTCTTTGCGAACATCATATGCTTCCGTTTTTTGGTAAAGTTCATGTGGCTTATATTCCAAACGGGAAAATTGTAGGTTTAAGTAAAGTCGCACGCATGGTCGATGTATTTGCCAGACGCCTTCAAGTTCAAGAACGATTAACCACTGAAATTGCACAAACACTTGTTGATCTGCTTGAACCTCGAGGAGTTGGAGTCGTAATTGAGGCCAAACATCTTTGTATGATGATGAGAGGTGTTGAAAAACAAAACTCATCAATGGTGACAAGTTCCATGCAAGGTGTCTTTAGAGACTCAGACGTGACACGAAAAGAATTCTTAAGCCTGATAAAATTTGGACAAAATTAA
- a CDS encoding alginate export family protein has translation MKKLLAVLAVATLSGTVANAQDKGTEFKFGGELRQRYGLTQNGTFVANGAHSEQRFEQRNQFHINAVSSDKLQAYFNLIHTALWGSNVNVTTNPNSAATLGAHNTTGLTGLNGVQMSEAWLWWKVSDMVSLKAGRSTAAYGAGLVLSKGDWGGSPNVFDGALARFSWDFLDLDFAGAKLVETGIATPILPATSVAAVSNTTDAEVNAWVLHASFKNLPDVLKAADVFVIQVNGDAIGAAPAANGGSFAPGISNTAGTSTHTPKGAYNLTTYGAHVKGDVAIIDYRLDLAMQSGKQKTQTAGAADMSYGGSMYDLEVGANFPEFMKGRLYAGYHMDSGDDVTATGSGDKNEEYQPLFADTYGRVGRANIFGFGNLTNIRLGLTVAPDENCVAGIEANLLSRTSDKSGPTVQGLQGTSFNTNAAAVSAITNKDKALGTEIDLWMKHNYGHGFSMLGQFSYVMLGNYFTPGAPTAAATYAASVGKNAWQLLAQAQYNF, from the coding sequence ATGAAGAAATTACTAGCAGTACTTGCTGTGGCTACCTTGTCAGGTACCGTTGCAAATGCTCAAGACAAAGGTACAGAATTTAAATTCGGTGGCGAACTTCGCCAACGTTACGGTTTAACACAAAATGGTACTTTCGTTGCTAACGGTGCTCACTCAGAGCAACGCTTTGAGCAGCGCAATCAGTTTCACATCAATGCAGTTTCAAGTGATAAGCTTCAAGCTTACTTCAACTTGATCCACACTGCACTTTGGGGTTCAAACGTTAATGTTACAACCAACCCAAATAGTGCTGCAACATTGGGTGCCCATAATACAACAGGTCTAACTGGTCTTAATGGCGTGCAAATGAGTGAAGCTTGGCTATGGTGGAAAGTTTCAGACATGGTTAGCCTAAAAGCTGGTCGTTCAACTGCTGCCTATGGTGCAGGTTTAGTTCTTTCCAAAGGTGACTGGGGCGGATCTCCCAATGTATTCGACGGTGCTTTAGCTCGTTTTAGCTGGGATTTCCTCGATCTTGATTTCGCTGGAGCAAAGCTAGTAGAAACGGGTATCGCTACACCAATTCTACCTGCAACTTCAGTAGCAGCAGTATCAAATACTACTGATGCTGAAGTTAATGCTTGGGTATTGCATGCTTCATTCAAAAATCTTCCCGATGTTTTGAAAGCTGCTGATGTATTCGTAATACAAGTTAATGGTGATGCAATAGGTGCTGCACCTGCTGCAAATGGCGGATCATTTGCTCCTGGTATCAGTAACACTGCTGGTACAAGTACACACACTCCAAAGGGCGCGTACAATTTAACAACGTACGGTGCTCATGTTAAAGGTGATGTTGCTATTATCGACTACCGACTTGATCTTGCTATGCAATCAGGTAAACAAAAAACACAAACTGCCGGTGCTGCAGATATGAGCTACGGTGGTTCAATGTATGATCTCGAAGTCGGAGCAAACTTTCCTGAATTCATGAAGGGTCGTTTGTATGCTGGTTATCACATGGACAGTGGCGATGATGTAACTGCTACTGGTTCAGGCGATAAAAACGAAGAGTATCAACCTTTATTCGCTGATACCTACGGACGTGTAGGACGCGCTAACATTTTTGGTTTTGGTAACTTAACCAATATCCGTCTTGGTTTAACTGTAGCTCCTGATGAAAATTGCGTGGCAGGGATTGAAGCAAATCTTCTCAGCCGCACAAGTGATAAATCTGGTCCCACAGTACAAGGCTTACAAGGAACAAGCTTTAATACTAACGCAGCTGCTGTGAGTGCAATAACCAACAAAGACAAAGCTCTTGGTACAGAGATTGATCTTTGGATGAAGCATAACTACGGTCATGGTTTCTCCATGCTCGGTCAGTTCAGCTACGTTATGTTGGGTAACTACTTTACACCCGGTGCTCCTACTGCAGCAGCTACTTACGCTGCATCAGTTGGAAAAAACGCTTGGCAGTTATTGGCTCAAGCTCAGTACAACTTCTAA